Proteins encoded within one genomic window of Amorphoplanes friuliensis DSM 7358:
- a CDS encoding GNAT family N-acetyltransferase: protein MNNLTIRPLTIRARQAEDLDRCVEVLREVRLTDGYPLKWPSDPGAWLDRPELDQAWVAESSPGVIVGHVAVQNAREVTRLFVAPAARRLKVASALLDHVSVWAGGRLILNVVDKPGSRAVAFYEGTGWRYTHTTTADWTGPRGEAVRLRHYVR, encoded by the coding sequence GTGAACAACCTGACCATCCGCCCTCTGACCATCCGGGCCCGGCAGGCCGAGGACCTCGACCGGTGTGTGGAAGTTCTCCGTGAGGTACGCCTGACCGACGGCTACCCGCTGAAGTGGCCGTCGGATCCCGGGGCGTGGCTGGACCGTCCGGAGCTGGACCAGGCCTGGGTGGCCGAGAGCTCACCCGGCGTGATCGTCGGGCATGTGGCCGTCCAGAACGCCCGGGAGGTCACCCGGCTGTTCGTGGCTCCGGCGGCCCGGCGCCTGAAGGTCGCCAGCGCGCTGCTGGACCACGTGAGCGTGTGGGCCGGCGGCCGACTGATCCTCAACGTCGTCGACAAGCCGGGTTCCCGTGCCGTCGCGTTCTACGAGGGCACGGGCTGGCGCTACACGCACACGACAACCGCGGACTGGACCGGCCCGCGCGGCGAGGCGGTGCGGCTGCGGCACTACGTCCGGTAG
- a CDS encoding SMP-30/gluconolactonase/LRE family protein, producing MRVVLDGLVMGESVRWHDGRLWFCDWGAGQIVMLDAGLPSVVARVDDFPSCIDWLPDGRLVVITGRGPLLRQEADGSLAVFTTLTSPFLFNDIAVDGRGRIFVNNIGYDFPGGSPAPGTVSVVTPDGVAREVAGGLEFPNGMAVDGETLIVAESHAGRLTAFDIAPDGSLSGRRVWAPLGEGAAPDGIFAAGDGTVWYADVPNQQCVLVREGGQVLRTIPLDRGGFDCAVGDGVLYAATAVYPSAEPSGQLVAVDLADYRT from the coding sequence ATGCGGGTGGTGCTGGACGGGCTGGTCATGGGTGAGTCGGTGCGGTGGCACGACGGACGGCTCTGGTTCTGCGACTGGGGCGCCGGGCAGATCGTGATGCTCGACGCCGGGCTGCCGTCGGTCGTCGCCCGGGTCGACGACTTCCCGTCCTGCATCGACTGGCTGCCCGACGGGCGCCTGGTCGTCATCACCGGACGGGGGCCGTTGCTGCGACAGGAAGCCGACGGCAGCCTGGCGGTGTTCACGACGCTGACCTCACCGTTCCTGTTCAACGACATCGCGGTCGACGGCCGGGGCAGGATCTTCGTCAACAACATCGGGTACGACTTCCCTGGTGGGTCGCCCGCGCCCGGCACCGTTTCCGTGGTCACACCGGACGGGGTGGCGCGTGAGGTGGCCGGTGGGCTCGAGTTCCCGAACGGCATGGCGGTCGACGGGGAGACTCTGATCGTCGCCGAGTCACATGCCGGCCGGCTCACCGCCTTCGACATCGCGCCGGACGGGTCGCTGTCCGGCCGGCGGGTCTGGGCTCCGCTGGGGGAAGGCGCGGCGCCGGACGGCATCTTCGCCGCCGGGGACGGCACGGTCTGGTACGCCGATGTGCCCAACCAGCAGTGTGTGCTGGTGCGCGAGGGTGGCCAGGTGCTGCGGACGATTCCCCTGGACCGGGGCGGCTTCGACTGCGCGGTCGGCGACGGCGTGCTCTATGCCGCCACCGCCGTCTATCCCAGCGCCGAGCCCTCGGGTCAGCTGGTCGCCGTCGACCTGGCGGACTACCGGACGTAG
- a CDS encoding ASCH domain-containing protein has protein sequence MDIDAMPRAYFAFPGPLRDQLVGAILSGAKTSTSSLLADYEHEGEALPVVGEVSVVVDSDDQPVAVIETTGVHTVRLGDVDLQHAIDEGEGYTTVAEWRTGHENFWHSPEARASLGDPAFTVDDDTLMVAERFRVVTTLRPAA, from the coding sequence ATGGATATCGACGCGATGCCGCGCGCCTACTTCGCCTTCCCCGGCCCTCTTCGCGATCAGTTGGTCGGCGCGATCCTGTCCGGTGCGAAGACGTCGACGTCGAGCCTGCTCGCGGATTACGAGCACGAGGGTGAGGCGCTGCCCGTGGTGGGGGAGGTGTCCGTCGTCGTGGACTCCGACGACCAGCCGGTCGCGGTCATCGAAACCACCGGGGTCCACACCGTCCGCCTCGGCGACGTCGACCTCCAGCACGCCATCGACGAGGGCGAGGGCTACACCACGGTGGCCGAGTGGCGTACCGGCCACGAGAACTTCTGGCACAGCCCCGAGGCCCGCGCCTCCCTCGGCGACCCGGCCTTCACCGTCGACGACGACACCCTCATGGTCGCCGAACGGTTCCGCGTGGTGACGACCCTCAGACCTGCTGCCTGA
- a CDS encoding GNAT family N-acetyltransferase, giving the protein MFLRDIRPADLEACIRMRGDPAMMADLGGPLPRDGIERSFHREVAWAEAGTAWIKMILPTESSPVAGTVTVWQHDGLSEIGWLVLPEFQGRGLAGQAVREILHQAGEDGRWGVIHAYPGTANGPSNSICRSAGFTFVEELDLEFAGRTLRSNHWLVDPGRARAGQP; this is encoded by the coding sequence ATGTTCCTGCGCGACATCCGGCCCGCCGACCTCGAAGCCTGCATCCGCATGCGCGGCGACCCGGCGATGATGGCCGACCTCGGCGGCCCTCTCCCCCGCGACGGCATCGAGCGGTCCTTCCACCGCGAGGTCGCCTGGGCCGAGGCCGGCACGGCCTGGATCAAGATGATCCTGCCCACGGAGTCGTCACCGGTCGCCGGCACGGTCACCGTGTGGCAGCACGACGGCCTCTCCGAGATCGGCTGGCTCGTGCTGCCCGAATTCCAGGGCCGCGGCCTGGCCGGGCAGGCGGTCCGCGAGATCCTCCACCAGGCCGGCGAGGACGGCCGCTGGGGTGTCATCCACGCCTACCCCGGCACGGCGAACGGCCCGTCGAACAGCATCTGCCGCTCCGCAGGCTTCACCTTCGTCGAGGAACTCGACCTGGAGTTCGCCGGGCGCACCCTGCGGAGCAACCACTGGCTCGTCGACCCCGGTCGTGCGCGGGCGGGGCAGCCGTGA